A genomic region of Nymphaea colorata isolate Beijing-Zhang1983 chromosome 2, ASM883128v2, whole genome shotgun sequence contains the following coding sequences:
- the LOC116246873 gene encoding 40S ribosomal protein S3a-like: MAVGKNKRISKGKKGGKKKTVDPFSKKDWYDVKAPSIFNVRTVGKTLVSRTQGTKIASEGLKHRVFEINLADLQADEDQSYRKIRLRAEDVQGRNVLTNFWGMNFTTDKLRSLVRKWQTLIEAHVDVKTTDNYSLRMFCIGFTKRRPNQVKRTCYAQSSQVRQIRRKMREIMVNQATSCDLKELVQKFIPEMIGKEIEKATSNIYPLQNVFIRKVKILKAPKFDLGKLMEVHGDYSEDVGVKVEKAADEVMAEGGETELVGA; the protein is encoded by the exons ATGGCCGtcgg GAAAAATAAGAGGATAtcgaaggggaagaagggaggcaagAAGAAGAC TGTTGATCCCTTCTCCAAGAAGGATTGGTACGATGTGAAGGCGCCGTCGATCTTCAATGTCCGCACAGTGGGCAAAACCCTGGTCAGCAGGACCCAGGGTACGAAG ATTGCTTCCGAGGGTCTGAAACATAGAGTGTTTGAGATTAACTTGGCTGATCTTCAAGCTGATGAGGACCAGTCGTACAGAAAAATCCGTTTGAGGGCTGAGGATGTCCAAGGAAGGAACGTTCTCACCAACTTCTGG GGAATGAATTTCACCACGGACAAGTTGAGATCCTTGGTGCGAAAGTGGCAGACACTAATTGAAGCACACGTAGATGTGAAGACCACAGATAACTACAGTTTGAGAATGTTCTGCATTGGGTTCACCAAGAGACGGCCAAATCAGGTCAAGCGAACATGTTATGCACAATCAAGTCAAGTCCGGCAG ATCCGCCGGAAGATGAGGGAGATCATGGTCAACCAGGCAACTTCGTGTGATCTGAAAGAATTGGTGCAGAAGTTTATTCCAGAAATGATTGGCAAGGAGATAGAGAAGGCAACATCGAACATCTACCCCTTGCAAAATGTCTTCATCCGTAAAGTGAAGATCCTGAAAGCACCCAAATTCGATCTTGGGAAGCTAATGGAG GTACATGGTGACTACTCTGAAGATGTTGGGGTGAAGGTTGAGAAGGCTGCCGATGAGGTAATGgctgaaggaggagaaacagaACTTGTTGGAGCCTAA